Within the Verrucomicrobiia bacterium genome, the region CGTGGCGCTCGCTCTCGTCCACCACGCCTTCTTTATAGCCGCCGCCGGCGAAGTCCGGCTGCCAGACATATTGCGCGTTGCCGTAGCGGGCCTGGCCGTCCACGTGCGGAGTGCCGGTTCGACTGCCAAACATTTTCTCCGGCTGGTTGACCCACGTGCGCGAGCGTTCAGGGCCGGGGATGCCGCCGGTGCGGTAGTTGCGGCCCCAGAAGACAAAGGTGCGGCCGTCTTCCAGTCCCGGCTCAAACCAACGCCGCAGCCGCTCGCCCTGGCGCAGGTGGACGATCGGCGGGGGGCCGGCGTAACCCGCCTGGTATTCAGCGGTCTTGTAGGCCGCGTACGCCGCGCCGTCGCCCGGGTGCAACCCGCAGACCAGCCAGCCCTGCTGGCGCTCCGGGGCATGCTCGCGGCTGGTCAGGGTTTTCCAATTTTTGCTGATGACATCCAGCCCCAACAGCGTGCGGCCCTCGGCATCAAAAATCACGGTGGACAAATCGTGATCCACCATCGCCCAGCGGCCCTCGCCGTAGCCCTCGCCGGTGAGAAAGACTTCCAGGGAGTTGTGCCCGCTGGTGCCCGTCACGCGGCTGCGGCAAGGACCCAGCATGGCGTCCAGCTCCGCCGTCCACTGCGCATGGGTGGTGCCGCACAAAGCGAATCCATGCGCGAAAAGGCCGGTCCAATAGTCGCGCGTGGCGGAGTCGCTGGAGTTGGAGAACCCCTTGCCCCACAGGTCCTCGGTGCCTTCCTCGCCGTGGGCGTAGTGGGTGTTGCGAAAGAACCATGAGGCCAGCACGCGGTCCTGCTCCGTGCGCACCGGACGGCCGGTGGCGCGTTCGTACTGGGCCGCCTGAGTGGCGAAGAGCCGCGGAAAAGAGGACATGGCCAGCTCGCCGGGATACCATGGATGATCGGTGGCCAGTTGGGGATCGCCCACACCAGCTTGCAGGCCGGCCGACAGCCCGAGCATGGCGAGCCCGCAGAGCCGGCGCGCGCCGCCAACCCTCAATCGCTCGCAGAGTTTCATATTGAATTGGACGCTGCCGCCGGCCTTTCCTTCAGGCGGAAAGGTTTCATCCAGCCGGAGCCTCAACGCTGCCGTCCGCACGCCGGCGCCGGATCAGTTTCGTGTCCTGGTGTTGGCCTTACCGGGCGGCGGCCCGCAAAGTCAGCGCGAGTTTTTGCACGTAAAACTCATCCGCCCGGCACCAGGGCAAATCCACCATGCTCCGCAAGCGCTCCGCTGGTTCGCCCAGGATCAGCGCCCGCGCGGCAAAGATTTCCATGGGCGTGGTGGGAAGCTGGGTGGGCGATTCGTTGCGCCATAATTGTTCCACGTTCCACGCCAGCCACCACCCGGGCCGATGATAGTCCACATAGGTGGCCATCAGTTGCCGTTCCACGGGCAGGGCGTACGCCGCCAGCAAGCGCGCCACCTCCGGCGTCAACCGCCGCCAGCGGGCCACAACCGAGCGCCCGTTGGGCAGCGTCCGAATGACCCCGCCCCGCGTATGGGCCAGGGCAAAGACCAGCCGGGCGCGCATCGCCTGACGGGTCAGGGGCAGGGCTTCGTCCACCGCCGCCTGATCGCCCGCAGCCCGGGCCAGACGGCAATAGGCCATCAACCCGGCCAGGCGCGCGTTGCCGAAGTCGTCGTCGGGGCGGGCCGGCGGCGTGCGCAGCCGCTCGCGCAATTGGGGCCAATGTTTTTCCAGCCAGCCGATGGCGGCGGGGGTGCGCGTCCACAACCAGAGCGGGTAAAGCCGGGCCAGATCGTCGCGCACCGGGTCTTCCAACACCTGCATGAGCTTGAGCGGCACGTCGTAGTGCACTCGCGGCTGCCCGGCTTGGGACGCGTAGGTGCGCGGCAGGCCGCCTTCAAGCAGCGCGGCGGCCCGGGCATCGGCCTGCCGTTGCAATTCCTCGTCGAGAAACGGGCGCGCCAGCAGGAGCGTCAACAACGTTTCACTCGGATCGTGGAAAAATCGGTAGGCCTCCTCCGGCGCTTTGCCGGCTGGAATGACCAGTGGTTGCCAGGGCTGGCTCAACAATTCGCGCACCTGGCACCGCAGGCTTTCGCGCAGCGCCGTTTGTCCCTCGGGCACGCTGGCGGGTGCCGCCGGGTCAAAAGCCGGTTGCCATATAAACTCATCCAGCTCGCGGTCGGCTATGGCCGCCACGGTTCGCTCCGCCTCTGCCACCAGCGGAGCAGCGGCCGTGCCGGGCACCCGGCCCGGCAGGGCCTCCAACACGTTGGTCAGGCGCGGCGTGGCCAGGGTGTCCCAATCCCATGGCAGGGCTTGGAGCCGCTGCCATTCCTCGTCGCTCAACTTCGGCGCGGGCAGCGTGGTTTTCTTGGGCGGCGGCGCGCCCGGGGCGGAGCGATAAGCCACCAGCGCGCAACCGGAATTCAATTCGTGAGTGGGCAGGTAATAGAAGCGGCCGCCCGCAATGGCCACCGGCACATCCAGCACCGAGCCGCCGCCGTACACCGCGGTGCCGCGGATAAGCCACTCCGCCCCGGCGGGCAGCTCCTGCCCGCGCCACGCGGCCACACTCAAGGCGAGTGCCTCGCCTTTGGCGGGCTCATGGATGTTGAGTGCCAATGGTTGCTCATATCCCTTCAATGTAAGCAGGTCCAGCGCGTTGACGTTGTCCTGATGGGTATTAATCAGCAGCCGCCCGGCAAAGCTCAACTGGCTTTGCTCATCATGCACCAGCAGCAGACTGTCATGCCAGCCATACGTGCGGGTCTCATCCATCAGGGGAGTGATGTGGCCGTTGGTGGTGTTGAGATAGCCCACGTTGAGAAAGGGCGAATAATGCTCATAACGGCTGCGCAACAATGCCTGATACTTGACGATGACCCGACCCTCCGGCGTCACCAGCGGCGGCGCCCCGGGTCCGTTCATGCTTTCCGAGGCCACAATCGGCGCCACAAAGCGCGGCCGGCCGCTGGCCGGGTCCAGCACAAAGAAAGTCTGATACGCTGGCTCCTCGGTGAGACGGCGGCGCAGATAATCCAACTGCGCCAGGTAGGTCTCCGGCTTTTCCATTAGCCGAAAGTTCTCCGCGCGCAACCGGTCACTCTCCTCTTTCTTGTGCCGCCAACTGGCAAAATCCCCAAAAACGGCCTTCACCATCTCCAACAGCAGGTTCTGCATCCGGTCATAGCCGATCACCGGCTGCGTCGTCACCATCACCGCCCCATCCGGCGCGATCACCGGATGGTAACCACGCATTGAGGCCCCGGGCAGTTGGGGACTGCGCCACAACTCGCGGCCGTCCGCAAGCGCCAGGGCGTGCACCCGCAGAGCCTCGCTGCCGATATACACCCGGCCCATGCGCGCATCAATGGCCGGACTGTTCAACAGCGGCGCGCCGGTGTCGGCTTTCCAGCGCAGTTGGCCTGTAGCCGCGTCCAGCGCGTACAAAAAACCGTCACGGCTCCCAATAAAAACCACGCCGCCATGAATCGCCGGCGCATTCCACACCGCCGCGCCGGTTTGGAAAGACCAGGCCGGCTTTCCGCTGGCAGCCTCCAAGGCATAGACCCGGCCATCGGCACTGCCAAAGAAGACCCTGCCTTCTCCCAACGCCGCCGCATGCAAGATGGGCCCGCCAGCCTTGAACGTCCAGACATCCCGCCCCGTGTCAGCGTCCAGGGCATGCAACACCCCCGCCATGGTCCCGAGGTACACCCGGCTGCCCGCAATGACGGGCTGAATGCCGCTTTGCAACCCCTCATCAGGGAACAAGCGGTACCATTGCCGCGTGCATGGTGGGCGCAGCTCCTCCGGCGTGCCGCCGGAGCGCGCCGCATCATGGCCAAGCATGGGCCAATCCCCTGCCCACACGCGGCCGGACGAAAGCAGAGCAGAAAGCAAAACCAGGCCAATGAGCAGCCCAAAACCGGCTAAACGTTCTGCGCCTGAGCATTGAGGACTGATTTTGGTCGAAAGGACAGACGACGCATTACCCACGCCAGGCATCCCCCGGGGCAACAGGATCAGTGCATTCATGTGAATACCTGATTGAATCTCCAATACCAGAATGTTTCAAGCACATCTTGATCTCCTTCACGCCGCGATTGGCTCGCATGCACGCCCCGGACGACAGCGCCCGACCTGCTTGACTCACTTTGCTCACACATAAGGGAAGCGGTGCAAAATCCGCACGAAACCAGCCCCCCGCAGCCGGGCCCGGTGGAGGCATCACGCGCCCAATCTGGAGCAAGCGCCTTTCCTTGCCCGGGCAAGGCGGCGTGGTGGTCTCATGCCAGGCGCAGCACCGCGTCACCGCCGATCCACGGCGAGATGAAACCTTGCACCGCGCCACCCGCCATCTTACCAACACGCGCCGACCCGCCGTCCTGCGGGCGATACCAGTACACGGCAAACCTCCCGCGCGCGCTCCGCAAGTCCAGACTTAGCCGCGCCGGACGGTCACAAACCGTCCGGGCGTCCACTCGCGCGCAGATAGACTTTGATGCACGCAAAAACGCCGGGGGACTGGTCGTGGCGGCAGGCCCGGGACGATCGGCAGAACGGACTGAGGCCGGGGCGCACAGCAGGACGCAACGCGGGGCTGGCGGCCATGGAGGTGCTCGCGCAGCTTGGGTTCGCATCAGGAGATGCCAACAGGCCGGAATCAAGACCGCCGGATGTCAACGGACGCCAAAAACCTCCCGCACGGCTTCGAGATACTTATAGCCGTTCACGGTGTCCGGTTCGAGGTAACTCCCCTCTGTCCATTCGTTCCAGCAATTGATTGTGAGGACACGCGGCCCGTTCGGCTGCGCCAGCAACCGGCGTTGGGCCATCCGGAGGGCTTCCCGGAATCGCTCGGGGGTGTTGTTTTGAATCGTGTGGGTGAACGGATACCCCGAGTTGTCGAAGGCATCCGCCGGATCGCAGCGCGGACTCGGATCCCAGCCCATGGTGATGTTGGGGAAATACGGCACACCGAAACCTTTTTCAGCGCGATCCCAATATGCAAAGTAGGCGTCCCGGGCAACGTTGTAATCTGTTGCCTGCTCCGGGAGCTGCACATGATGAGCCCAAACGTAGGAAGTGACTGAATCAAAGCCCAGGTCGCGCACCAGGCGAAACTGATTCAACGGCGTCTTTTCGCCCGGGAGGATCGGCTCTCCCCAAGCCACCGCGTTCAGATGAAGCCCGGCCAGGCCGGCAGCCCTGGCCTTGGCCCGAAACCGGTCCAGAGTCGCCCGTGTCGCCTCCACGGTGCCGAAATTCTCGAGCAGCTTGCTGAGCTCGTAAAAGGAAAAATAAGGCTTCCCGTCAATGCGCCAGTAGGAGGGATGCGCGAAGTAATCCCGGATCAAGTGATCACAAATTTTCTCAAAGGCGTCGGGGCTGACCCTGCCGCCATACAGCACCTCGTAGGGCTTTCCCTTCTTGTAGGGAAACAGATTCTTCAGCCAATCGTGGTTTGCCCACATGAGCGCGAACTGGATGCGGCTGTTGTTGGTCGCCTTGAGAAATCCCTCGTTGATCGGCCGGTCCAGGAAGGGGCCGTCCTCATAATGGTACCAGTCGAAAATGAATACCTGGATACCATGGTCGGCCGCGGCAGCTATCTTCTGCGCCATGACACGAGGATCGGATTCGTCCTGATAGCCCCATAGCGGCACTTTGGGTTGCGGGTGGCCGGGAAAACGCGGCTTGGCGGCCTTGACCAGCTCCCATTCACTCCACTCCCTGCCCCGCAGCTTCAGATTGCGCGGGTCATTGGGATGGTATTGGCCAAAATAATAACATGCCACCGTGATGTTGGTGGCAGCTTGCGGAGCCGGTTTGTCCGCAGCCGAAGAGGCACCCGGCAGCAGCGCCAGGAGTGACAGCCAGCGGATAAATCGCAGAACATGGTTGTATATGGCTTTCATAATCAACTATTTTTGTCAGCCAAAATGCTCATGCCCCCTTGGTGCAAGTCACCCCAGGCGGGTTCAAGTCTGGCGTGATTAGGAATCCAGCATCCGCCCCCCTGGAAATCCCCTGAGCCAGCGCCCGTGAGACCGCCGTATTCTGGCCAGTTCCAGCCCGCGAACTGGGCCTTGGCGCGGGCCAGGTCATCGCCGCCAGACTCGTTGAACGGTTGGTCGGCTCTGACGTTAACAAGGCCGGCCGTAGCCGAGATCACCGGGAGGACCACCAACAGCCACGCGGTCAACAAGCCGCACGGCACAAGTCTGGTGGAGGTGGGGTGCATGGTTGTTTTCGGAAATTCGCTGTTTCAACTTGCAGCAGGAGATTCAACAATCCGGCGAGGGGGTGGACAACCCATAAGTCAAACCGTCCAAAGCTCCCCTCGCATCTGCACGCTTGCTAAGTTACCAACCTCTTCCGGTCATAAGCAAATACCCAGGTTGTAAAAGCACGCCAGCTATTTGCGCACCGCCATCGCCACGCCGAACCCGTTGGACGCGAGGTAAAGACGACCATATTCCCGGCCATCCGCCACCATGTCGTTGACCTGGCCGGTGAACGGGCAGCGGCCGGGCGCCGTCATGGCTTCCCAAGTGGCGCCGAGATCGTGGCTGGCAAAGACACCGTCCTGCTCCTGACCGCCCAGCCTCAGAGTGCCGGCGACGTAGAGGGTCGGCAACTGGGTGCCCGGCTTGGGCAGGCCCGCCGCCATGGCATAGGCGTTGAGCACAACGCCCGCCGCGACACGTTGGAAACTGCGACCGCCATCAAGACTGCGGTGGATGCCATTGGGGCCGGCGCTTACCCACAACTCGCCCTGGCCACTCACCGGGTTTTTGAACGGCACCAGAAAAGCGTGTCGGGCCTCCTGACCGCCGAATGGAGCATTACCGGCGGGCAAAGACCAGGAAGCGCCGCCATCTTCGCTCACCCAAACCTCATGACGCTTTTCCGGGTTCTTACGCATGAGGTAGAAGCGCTTGCCGTTCACCCGGTCCGCCTCCAAGCGCACAGCATGGAAGGTATAGGGTTGAGGTCATCCAGTTTCCAAGGGATGCCGGTGCCCGGCTGCCAGGAGCAGTTTGCGGACCAGGCGTTGGTCGTATAGTGCGGACGGCGCAGAAACCCGACCACCACCATGTGATTCGGATCGGTGGCGGAAATCGCCACCTTGCCGGGTCCCATGCTCTGCGGATGTGCGCTGCCTTCTGGTGGCGGCAGGGTGCGCGTCACATAAGTCAGGCCGTTGTCCCGGCTCAGAAACAGCCTGGGCCAGGCGGAGCTGTAACCGCCTTGGGTGGCCCGCAGCACCACAATGCGCTGCGGATCCGACGGGGCCGCCTCAATGTCGCAGATTACCGCATCACGGTTGCGGGGCTCGCCCTCGGGCAGGTAATCAACCAGTTGCCGCCTGGGCGACACCAGCGGATCCGTGAAGCGCATCCCATTCACATCCGCCATGGCGACAAACAGGCGCGCCTCGCCCGTCGGCGGCGAGCACAAAGCCCAAGGCACTGTGGTCTCGTAGCCCCGCACGACGGCCTCGAACCGCACGGTTGGCGCATGACGATCTTCGCAACGCATAATGCTGAAGGCGTCGCCGCACCACAGCCGCTTCGGTTGGAAGGGATCAAACGCCAGCTTCCCATGGGCGGGTTGAAGAAATGTCGTGTCCAGCCAGTTGGTCGCCCGCGCCTCCAGGCCCAGCGCCCGTTTGGGATTGTCATACAACTTCCACTCGCCGGTGCGCCAGGTGGCGCCACCGTCCTCGCTCTGCCACAGCTTGTTGTCCCCGGCAGCCACGATCCGGCGGCGATCCGCCGGATGACTGTCCACACTGCCAAAACTCTTGCCGGCGGTCCCGGGCAGGACTCTCCAGACCGTGCCATTGAAGGCAAACAAACCATTCTCGCCCGCCACATAGCAGGTGCCCGCCTGCGGACCCGGCGCAAGCTGGCGGCAGGAAGTGGGCGCCTCCCCGGCCTCGAGACGGGTGAAGGTTTCACCCCCGTCCTGGCTGCGCCAGACGCCGCCCGTCACCGAGCCTTTGCTGGCGACGCCGAGAAACACCAGCCGGCTGCGCGGCGGGGTGCCCACGGTGCCGCCCCGCGAATCCACCCACACCACTCGCACGCCAGTGGGTTCCCAATCGTTCTTGGAAAAGCCCGTGGGGGCGTTGGTTAGTTTGGTAAAAACGGGTTTGGCAGCGCGGGCATTGAGGCTGCGGTACACGCCATCAATCAGGGTGGCGACGTAGAGAACGTCCGGATTGGCGGGATCCACCGCCAAGGCCTCGCCTTGGCGGCGTTCCGCCAGATTGCCGCCGAAGCTCAAAATCGGCACGCCCCACTGGCCCTGGCGCCGCGCCCCGTCCCATATTCGCGTCCAAGTGGCCCCATAGTCAAAAGAGCGGTACAGCGCGTTGCCCTCCGGGTTTTCCTGGGTGCCGTTGACGTAGGCGCCAAAGGAGGCGTAGATCGTCCCGCGTCGGCGCTCATCGCTGCCAGGGGCAGGGTCCACTGCGATGGCGTGGCAACTGCGACTGCCGAAACGGGCCGGCATCCAGTCCATAAGGCTGACCCAGCACTGTCGTTTTGCATCCCAGCGCAACACTCCGGCGGTGTCCTGACGGGCATAGATCAGGTCCGGCACCGCCGGATGGGCAAGCACCGTGCTGTTCAACCCGCCGCCTTCAATGGCTACCGAGGTCCAGATCCAGGCTGGGTCAGCTGCTGCCGCCGGCAAAACCCCGGCCAGCATGAGCAGACTGATTGCCAGGACGCTGCCAATGGTGGAAATCCGCAGTAACGGGCGGGTGGGGCAAGGGCACTCGGCCCTCGCGGACGCCGAGGATTCCATCATAGGCGCACCGGGGGCCGCCGGCACCGCCGCCAAAGCCGCCAGGCCGCGCCAATGTGTAAGAAAGGTGAAATGACTGATTAAATTCGTATTCCTGTAAGTTTTCACAGCA harbors:
- a CDS encoding PQQ-binding-like beta-propeller repeat protein encodes the protein MLGHDAARSGGTPEELRPPCTRQWYRLFPDEGLQSGIQPVIAGSRVYLGTMAGVLHALDADTGRDVWTFKAGGPILHAAALGEGRVFFGSADGRVYALEAASGKPAWSFQTGAAVWNAPAIHGGVVFIGSRDGFLYALDAATGQLRWKADTGAPLLNSPAIDARMGRVYIGSEALRVHALALADGRELWRSPQLPGASMRGYHPVIAPDGAVMVTTQPVIGYDRMQNLLLEMVKAVFGDFASWRHKKEESDRLRAENFRLMEKPETYLAQLDYLRRRLTEEPAYQTFFVLDPASGRPRFVAPIVASESMNGPGAPPLVTPEGRVIVKYQALLRSRYEHYSPFLNVGYLNTTNGHITPLMDETRTYGWHDSLLLVHDEQSQLSFAGRLLINTHQDNVNALDLLTLKGYEQPLALNIHEPAKGEALALSVAAWRGQELPAGAEWLIRGTAVYGGGSVLDVPVAIAGGRFYYLPTHELNSGCALVAYRSAPGAPPPKKTTLPAPKLSDEEWQRLQALPWDWDTLATPRLTNVLEALPGRVPGTAAAPLVAEAERTVAAIADRELDEFIWQPAFDPAAPASVPEGQTALRESLRCQVRELLSQPWQPLVIPAGKAPEEAYRFFHDPSETLLTLLLARPFLDEELQRQADARAAALLEGGLPRTYASQAGQPRVHYDVPLKLMQVLEDPVRDDLARLYPLWLWTRTPAAIGWLEKHWPQLRERLRTPPARPDDDFGNARLAGLMAYCRLARAAGDQAAVDEALPLTRQAMRARLVFALAHTRGGVIRTLPNGRSVVARWRRLTPEVARLLAAYALPVERQLMATYVDYHRPGWWLAWNVEQLWRNESPTQLPTTPMEIFAARALILGEPAERLRSMVDLPWCRADEFYVQKLALTLRAAAR
- a CDS encoding glycoside hydrolase family 99-like domain-containing protein, producing the protein MKAIYNHVLRFIRWLSLLALLPGASSAADKPAPQAATNITVACYYFGQYHPNDPRNLKLRGREWSEWELVKAAKPRFPGHPQPKVPLWGYQDESDPRVMAQKIAAAADHGIQVFIFDWYHYEDGPFLDRPINEGFLKATNNSRIQFALMWANHDWLKNLFPYKKGKPYEVLYGGRVSPDAFEKICDHLIRDYFAHPSYWRIDGKPYFSFYELSKLLENFGTVEATRATLDRFRAKARAAGLAGLHLNAVAWGEPILPGEKTPLNQFRLVRDLGFDSVTSYVWAHHVQLPEQATDYNVARDAYFAYWDRAEKGFGVPYFPNITMGWDPSPRCDPADAFDNSGYPFTHTIQNNTPERFREALRMAQRRLLAQPNGPRVLTINCWNEWTEGSYLEPDTVNGYKYLEAVREVFGVR
- a CDS encoding glycoside hydrolase, with product MRLEADRVNGKRFYLMRKNPEKRHEVWVSEDGGASWSLPAGNAPFGGQEARHAFLVPFKNPVSGQGELWVSAGPNGIHRSLDGGRSFQRVAAGVVLNAYAMAAGLPKPGTQLPTLYVAGTLRLGGQEQDGVFASHDLGATWEAMTAPGRCPFTGQVNDMVADGREYGRLYLASNGFGVAMAVRK